One Sporomusaceae bacterium ACPt DNA window includes the following coding sequences:
- the korB_2 gene encoding 2-oxoglutarate oxidoreductase subunit KorB: MVDKIFSRPQGLKDVAFHYCPGCHHGIIHRLVAEVIDELDVRNRAIGVAPVGCSVLAYEYFNFDALEAAHGRAPAVATGVKRVHPDAVVFTYQGDGDLAAIGCAEIVHAAARGEKITTIFVNNAIYGMTGGQMAPTTLVDQVTNTSPYGRHADSAGYPIKVSEMLSTLDGAKYIARVAINTPGNMVKAKAAIKKAFEVQIKGEGFALVEVLSTCPTNWGMSPVEAAKWLEQHMIPYYPLGVYKASEGGAK; the protein is encoded by the coding sequence ATGGTAGATAAAATCTTTTCCAGACCTCAAGGACTAAAAGATGTTGCCTTTCACTACTGCCCTGGTTGCCATCATGGTATCATTCACCGTCTGGTTGCTGAAGTCATTGACGAACTTGATGTCCGCAATAGAGCAATAGGAGTTGCTCCTGTGGGTTGTTCGGTATTAGCTTACGAATACTTTAACTTCGATGCTCTTGAGGCTGCCCACGGCCGTGCACCAGCGGTAGCTACCGGTGTTAAACGAGTCCATCCTGACGCTGTTGTTTTTACATATCAAGGTGACGGCGACCTAGCCGCTATTGGTTGCGCCGAAATTGTTCATGCTGCCGCCAGAGGCGAAAAAATCACCACGATTTTTGTTAATAATGCCATTTACGGCATGACAGGCGGCCAAATGGCGCCGACAACACTAGTAGACCAGGTTACCAACACATCTCCGTATGGCAGACATGCTGATAGCGCCGGTTATCCGATTAAGGTATCTGAGATGCTATCTACACTTGATGGAGCAAAGTATATCGCCCGGGTAGCAATTAACACTCCCGGAAATATGGTAAAAGCCAAAGCTGCCATTAAAAAAGCTTTTGAAGTTCAAATAAAAGGAGAAGGATTTGCTTTAGTTGAAGTACTGTCAACCTGTCCGACCAACTGGGGTATGAGTCCGGTTGAGGCGGCTAAATGGCTTGAACAACATATGATTCCCTACTACCCGCTGGGTGTTTATAAAGCATCAGAGGGGGGAGCAAAATGA
- the porC_3 gene encoding Pyruvate synthase subunit PorC, giving the protein MTHEIIMAGFGGQGVMLMGQLLTYAGMIENRQVSWIPSYGPEMRGGTANCSVIVSDEPIGAPIVSEPTVVVAMNLPSLDKFEPMIQPGGILIINSSLIEQDAKRTDIKAYQVPANDIAAELGNIKTANMVIVGALIGATGVVSNEAVLKAFAKMFAKKPELLEINEQAIRRGMEYIKSSK; this is encoded by the coding sequence ATGACACATGAAATAATTATGGCTGGCTTTGGTGGCCAGGGTGTAATGCTCATGGGACAATTGTTGACATATGCCGGTATGATCGAGAACCGACAGGTATCGTGGATTCCTTCATACGGTCCGGAGATGCGTGGAGGTACAGCCAACTGTTCAGTAATTGTATCCGATGAACCTATTGGTGCACCCATCGTCTCAGAACCAACGGTAGTAGTGGCCATGAATCTACCGTCGCTCGACAAATTTGAACCAATGATTCAACCCGGCGGCATACTTATCATAAACAGCTCACTTATCGAACAGGACGCCAAACGTACTGATATCAAAGCTTATCAAGTTCCGGCCAATGATATTGCTGCTGAACTTGGCAACATCAAAACAGCCAACATGGTTATTGTCGGTGCTCTTATCGGCGCAACCGGTGTAGTATCTAATGAGGCAGTGTTAAAAGCGTTTGCCAAAATGTTTGCTAAAAAACCTGAGCTGCTGGAAATTAACGAACAAGCCATTCGCCGTGGCATGGAGTATATTAAAAGCAGTAAGTAG
- the ndhI_2 gene encoding NAD(P)H-quinone oxidoreductase subunit I, chloroplastic, whose protein sequence is MPRPVFNEERCKGCELCTVVCPHKIVVLANRFNSKGYRPATCIDETKCIGCALCAKTCPDVVIEIHKNKGE, encoded by the coding sequence ATGCCAAGACCAGTATTTAACGAAGAAAGATGCAAAGGGTGTGAGCTCTGCACTGTTGTCTGTCCCCACAAGATTGTAGTGCTTGCCAATCGCTTTAACAGCAAAGGGTACCGGCCAGCCACCTGTATCGATGAGACCAAATGTATCGGATGCGCATTATGCGCTAAGACATGTCCGGATGTTGTAATTGAAATTCATAAAAACAAGGGGGAGTGA
- the mtaD gene encoding 5-methylthioadenosine/S-adenosylhomocysteine deaminase, protein MFNIVLKGGDVLGADGQIRQTDIAISGSIITQIGTIPEPQANRVIDCRNKLIVPGFVNTHTHAAMTLFRSYADDMMLMDWLQTKIWPAEANLTSEDVYWGTLLAIAEMIKSGTTCFADMYFFMPDVAKAVAESGIRAVLSRGMAGVTPSANQALAESESFYNEWHNAGDGRITVMLGPHAPYTCPPDYLKKVTALAGKLGAEIHIHLSETAGEVADCTKQYNKSPIALMQELGVLDHGTLAAHCVHVSPEDIAIMKEKGVRVAHNPGSNMKLASGVAPIPQMLQAGICVGLGTDGAASNNNLDMVEELRLVATLHKVHGLDPLAVPAKAAVDMATVQGAKALGLGQVTGQLETGYKADITIFDMQQPHWHPRHDRISLLAYAASAHDVHTVIVDGKILLDNRQFTTIDQEQLFAEADRRGMQLVKKSHTK, encoded by the coding sequence ATGTTCAATATAGTCCTTAAAGGCGGCGACGTCCTGGGCGCCGACGGCCAAATTCGTCAAACAGACATTGCGATTAGCGGTTCGATAATTACGCAAATAGGAACCATCCCGGAACCCCAGGCAAACAGAGTAATTGATTGCCGGAACAAGCTTATTGTTCCGGGGTTCGTTAACACTCACACCCATGCAGCCATGACGTTATTTCGCAGCTATGCCGATGACATGATGCTCATGGACTGGTTGCAGACTAAGATTTGGCCGGCCGAAGCTAACTTAACGTCAGAGGATGTTTATTGGGGCACACTCCTGGCTATAGCTGAAATGATAAAATCTGGCACTACTTGTTTTGCCGATATGTACTTTTTTATGCCTGATGTGGCCAAAGCGGTAGCCGAAAGCGGCATTCGCGCCGTGCTATCAAGAGGGATGGCCGGAGTTACACCATCTGCTAATCAGGCATTAGCCGAGAGTGAATCATTTTATAACGAATGGCATAATGCGGGAGACGGCCGGATCACCGTAATGCTTGGTCCCCATGCGCCTTACACTTGTCCGCCCGACTATCTGAAGAAAGTAACAGCATTAGCAGGAAAGCTGGGGGCCGAAATTCATATCCACTTATCTGAAACTGCCGGTGAAGTGGCTGATTGCACTAAGCAATATAACAAATCGCCAATCGCGCTCATGCAGGAACTCGGGGTGCTGGACCATGGAACACTAGCCGCCCACTGTGTGCATGTGTCGCCTGAGGATATCGCCATCATGAAAGAAAAAGGAGTAAGAGTGGCTCATAATCCTGGCAGTAACATGAAGCTTGCCAGTGGTGTAGCTCCTATTCCCCAGATGCTCCAAGCCGGAATTTGCGTAGGGCTGGGTACTGACGGTGCAGCCAGTAATAATAACCTGGATATGGTTGAGGAATTACGCCTGGTTGCAACACTCCATAAAGTTCACGGCCTTGACCCGCTGGCCGTACCGGCAAAAGCGGCAGTCGACATGGCTACCGTTCAAGGAGCTAAAGCTCTAGGTCTAGGCCAAGTAACCGGCCAATTAGAAACCGGCTATAAAGCCGATATAACCATCTTTGATATGCAGCAACCTCATTGGCATCCGCGCCATGACCGTATATCCCTCTTAGCCTATGCCGCCAGTGCCCATGATGTCCATACCGTAATTGTTGACGGTAAGATATTGCTTGATAACCGCCAGTTCACTACCATCGACCAGGAGCAACTGTTTGCTGAGGCCGACCGCCGAGGTATGCAGTTAGTTAAAAAATCACACACTAAATAA
- the mtnA gene encoding Methylthioribose-1-phosphate isomerase yields the protein MRSVVWSNGCLTLLNQTLLPAKVEYIECNDWRRAAEAIKHLEVRGAPAIGAAAAFALVLGARELVELDFAEFKRQLDETAQVLRQTRPTAVNLFWAINRMMAVVNRLPDNTAPQTAICALEQEAIAIAEEDKAVNERIAEYGATLFTAPTSVLTHCNAGALATVAVGTALGVIRKAWSQGNITRVFADETRPLLQGARLTAWELMQDSIPVTLITDNMAGWVMKNKMVQAVIVGADRIALNGDVANKIGTYSVAVLAKEHEIPFYVAAPVSTFDFNINSGADIPIEERCATEVTSLGGNCVAPQGVQVFNPAFDVTPHTMISAIITEHGVLRAPYKQAIAQLSQR from the coding sequence ATGCGTTCTGTTGTTTGGTCAAATGGTTGTCTTACCTTGTTAAACCAGACTTTATTGCCGGCTAAAGTGGAATATATTGAATGTAATGACTGGCGGCGGGCTGCTGAAGCTATTAAACACCTTGAGGTGCGCGGCGCGCCGGCAATAGGAGCGGCTGCGGCTTTTGCGCTGGTGCTGGGAGCCCGTGAACTTGTTGAACTTGATTTTGCCGAATTTAAGCGGCAATTGGACGAAACCGCTCAGGTACTGCGCCAAACCAGACCAACTGCCGTGAATTTATTTTGGGCTATTAACCGGATGATGGCTGTTGTCAATCGTCTGCCTGATAATACTGCTCCGCAAACAGCTATCTGTGCCCTGGAACAAGAAGCCATCGCTATTGCTGAAGAAGACAAAGCAGTCAATGAACGAATCGCTGAGTATGGTGCAACCTTATTTACCGCACCAACTTCAGTATTAACTCATTGCAATGCCGGAGCATTAGCGACAGTCGCGGTCGGCACCGCTTTGGGGGTTATCCGCAAAGCTTGGTCACAAGGAAATATTACCCGGGTTTTTGCGGATGAAACCAGGCCCTTGTTACAAGGAGCCCGGCTGACTGCCTGGGAACTTATGCAGGATAGCATTCCGGTGACTTTGATTACCGATAACATGGCCGGCTGGGTAATGAAAAACAAGATGGTTCAAGCTGTAATAGTTGGTGCTGACCGAATCGCCCTCAATGGCGATGTTGCTAACAAAATCGGTACTTATAGCGTAGCCGTGCTGGCGAAAGAACATGAAATACCGTTTTATGTAGCCGCACCGGTATCCACTTTTGACTTTAATATTAATAGCGGCGCTGATATCCCGATAGAAGAGCGGTGTGCAACAGAAGTCACGTCTTTAGGCGGAAATTGTGTTGCTCCTCAGGGAGTACAAGTATTTAACCCGGCGTTTGACGTTACGCCGCATACTATGATATCGGCAATTATCACTGAACACGGGGTACTCAGGGCTCCCTACAAACAAGCTATCGCCCAATTATCTCAGCGCTGA
- the pduL_2 gene encoding Phosphate propanoyltransferase — protein sequence MSKPIPVGISARHVHVSREHLNILFGEGYQLTVKKDLSQPGQFACEEQVDLVTEKGTFKNVRILGPERKQTQVEIALTDALKLGIKPPVRDSGDLKGSPGLTLVGPKGQVKLEEGVIAACRHIHMTPADAAEFGLKDKDIVKVRCGGERGLIFDNVLARVSESFKLECHLDTDEGNAAKLNTGNTVEIVK from the coding sequence ATGTCCAAACCAATTCCTGTAGGCATCTCAGCCCGTCACGTGCACGTATCGCGTGAACATCTCAACATCCTGTTCGGTGAAGGATATCAACTCACCGTAAAAAAAGATCTGTCACAACCTGGTCAATTTGCCTGTGAAGAGCAAGTTGATCTGGTAACTGAAAAAGGTACTTTTAAAAATGTCCGTATCCTTGGACCTGAGCGTAAACAAACCCAAGTCGAAATTGCTCTTACTGACGCGCTAAAACTCGGTATTAAACCTCCTGTCCGTGATTCCGGCGACTTAAAAGGTTCTCCCGGCCTTACTCTTGTAGGACCTAAAGGCCAGGTAAAACTAGAAGAAGGCGTTATCGCAGCTTGCCGTCATATCCATATGACTCCCGCCGATGCTGCTGAATTCGGTTTGAAAGACAAAGATATTGTCAAAGTTCGCTGTGGCGGCGAACGCGGCCTTATTTTTGATAACGTATTAGCCAGAGTAAGTGAAAGCTTCAAACTGGAATGTCACCTTGATACAGATGAAGGCAATGCAGCTAAGCTCAATACTGGCAACACGGTTGAAATTGTAAAATAG
- the ppaX_2 gene encoding Pyrophosphatase PpaX, which produces MKFKGLLFDLDGTLIDTSELIIRSFQHTFKQHYDRILSLQEIYAFFGKPLKAAMEHYGPDKVDELIKTYREFNLNHHDELTTGFTGVPEAIHKLYNAGILTAIVTSKTKSTAIRGLRLFDMHKYFPVVIGHEECQKHKPDPEPVLLALAQLKLSPSECLMVGDSPFDLASARAAGVKTAAVRWTRIDWENLLTEQPDYVLETINDLLDICLIEK; this is translated from the coding sequence GTGAAATTTAAAGGACTTTTATTTGACTTAGACGGCACACTTATCGATACATCTGAATTAATTATCCGCTCATTTCAGCATACTTTTAAACAGCATTATGACCGCATACTAAGCCTGCAAGAGATATACGCCTTTTTTGGCAAACCGCTCAAAGCTGCCATGGAGCATTATGGTCCTGATAAAGTTGATGAATTAATTAAAACTTACCGGGAGTTTAATCTTAACCATCATGATGAACTTACCACCGGTTTCACCGGAGTTCCTGAGGCAATTCACAAACTCTATAATGCGGGCATACTAACGGCAATAGTTACATCGAAAACAAAAAGCACGGCGATCAGGGGGCTCCGGCTATTTGATATGCATAAATATTTCCCCGTAGTCATTGGCCACGAAGAGTGCCAAAAACACAAACCCGACCCTGAACCTGTGCTTTTGGCGCTTGCGCAATTAAAACTTTCACCATCAGAATGCCTGATGGTCGGAGATAGCCCTTTTGACCTGGCTAGCGCCCGGGCTGCAGGAGTTAAAACAGCAGCAGTCCGCTGGACGCGTATCGACTGGGAAAACTTACTGACCGAACAACCTGATTATGTACTTGAAACTATTAATGATTTACTTGATATTTGTCTCATAGAAAAATAA
- the korA_3 gene encoding 2-oxoglutarate oxidoreductase subunit KorA: protein MAEKILMKGNEAIGEAAIIAGCRHYFGYPITPQTELTEYMSKRMPQIDGVFLQAESEVAAINMVYGAAGAGARVMTSSSSPGISLKMEGISYIAGAELPCVIVNIVRGGPGLGGIQPAQSDYFQATKGGGHGDYRNIVLAPNSVQEMVDTTVIAFDLADKYRNPVMLLGDGALGQMMEPVEFSPSNAKPIAKPWAATGLKERTEPNIITSLHLQPEKLEQHNIHLQQKYAEISANEVRYEELYTDDAELVLVAYGITSRIARTAMEKARSQGLKVGMLRPITLWPFPEKPIAALAKKATAFLTLELSAGQMVEDVRLAVNGAKPVHFYGRMGGIMPSPKAIFEEITKIFNGKEGR from the coding sequence GTGGCCGAGAAAATTCTAATGAAAGGCAACGAAGCCATTGGCGAGGCTGCTATTATTGCCGGCTGCCGCCATTATTTTGGCTATCCAATAACCCCACAAACCGAGTTAACCGAATATATGTCCAAACGCATGCCTCAGATTGATGGAGTATTTCTTCAGGCGGAAAGTGAAGTTGCGGCGATAAATATGGTATATGGAGCAGCCGGAGCCGGTGCCAGAGTAATGACATCATCCTCCAGCCCCGGAATAAGCTTGAAAATGGAAGGGATTTCTTATATTGCCGGTGCAGAACTCCCCTGCGTTATTGTTAACATTGTCCGCGGCGGCCCTGGACTTGGTGGCATTCAACCGGCCCAATCCGATTACTTTCAAGCGACTAAAGGCGGTGGGCACGGCGACTACCGGAATATTGTTTTAGCTCCTAACTCGGTTCAAGAAATGGTGGACACCACAGTAATTGCCTTTGACCTTGCCGATAAATACCGTAACCCGGTCATGCTCCTGGGTGATGGTGCACTGGGTCAAATGATGGAACCTGTTGAGTTTAGCCCCAGTAACGCCAAACCGATCGCCAAACCGTGGGCGGCCACAGGCTTAAAGGAACGTACAGAGCCAAATATTATAACTTCATTGCATCTGCAGCCTGAAAAACTTGAGCAGCATAACATCCATTTGCAGCAGAAATATGCTGAAATAAGCGCTAATGAGGTTCGTTATGAAGAATTGTATACCGATGATGCCGAGCTTGTACTTGTAGCCTACGGTATTACCTCTCGCATTGCCCGTACTGCTATGGAAAAAGCGCGGAGTCAAGGCCTAAAAGTGGGAATGCTGCGTCCCATTACTTTATGGCCATTCCCGGAAAAACCCATTGCCGCCTTAGCCAAGAAGGCTACAGCTTTTTTGACGCTTGAACTTAGTGCTGGACAAATGGTTGAGGATGTGCGTCTAGCCGTTAATGGCGCCAAGCCGGTACACTTTTACGGGCGTATGGGTGGAATTATGCCTAGCCCTAAGGCAATATTTGAGGAAATTACCAAAATATTTAACGGTAAGGAGGGCAGATAA
- a CDS encoding S-methyl-5'-thioinosine phosphorylase, protein MKIAIIGGTGVYDPRILNNIREQEIATPYGVVRFKSGEYAGKEVAFIPRHGSNHSIPPHLINYRANIWAMKKLGVQNIIATTAVGSLNPAMKPGDFVLIDQFMDFVKNRVTTFYEGGERGVVHVDVTTPYCPSVRTVLADAAKDLAISIHQKGTYVCTEGPRFETPAEITMFAKLGGDVVGMTNVPEVVLAREAEMCYATVSMVTNFAAGISPQPLTHHEVLETMQANTENIKKLIMAGIERLQPDTDCVCKHALSEYGGFTL, encoded by the coding sequence ATGAAGATTGCCATCATCGGCGGAACCGGTGTATATGATCCCCGGATTCTAAACAACATCCGTGAACAAGAAATTGCCACACCGTATGGTGTAGTACGCTTCAAAAGCGGCGAATATGCCGGCAAAGAAGTTGCCTTCATCCCTCGCCACGGCAGTAACCATTCCATTCCACCGCATTTAATCAATTACCGGGCTAATATCTGGGCCATGAAAAAGCTAGGTGTTCAGAATATCATTGCGACAACTGCCGTCGGTTCGCTCAACCCGGCAATGAAACCAGGCGATTTTGTACTTATTGATCAATTCATGGATTTTGTAAAAAACAGAGTAACAACATTTTATGAAGGCGGAGAGCGGGGGGTTGTTCATGTTGATGTAACAACACCCTATTGCCCGTCAGTGCGTACTGTATTGGCTGATGCCGCCAAAGACCTCGCTATATCCATCCATCAAAAAGGTACCTATGTGTGCACAGAAGGTCCAAGATTTGAGACACCGGCAGAAATTACTATGTTTGCCAAGTTGGGCGGTGATGTTGTGGGCATGACCAATGTCCCCGAAGTTGTGCTAGCCCGAGAAGCTGAAATGTGCTACGCTACCGTATCCATGGTTACTAATTTTGCCGCCGGCATCTCACCCCAGCCTTTAACCCATCACGAAGTGCTGGAAACCATGCAGGCTAATACCGAGAACATAAAAAAACTCATTATGGCCGGGATAGAACGCTTACAGCCTGATACTGACTGCGTCTGCAAACACGCCCTGTCAGAGTACGGCGGCTTTACATTGTAG
- the coq3_4 gene encoding Ubiquinone biosynthesis O-methyltransferase, mitochondrial, with translation MTHEISGDFKTYSLAGTDQEVRFITSVLNLQPGSSILDLYCGYGRHAIELAKQGFDITGVDATQDFLDIAAQKAREAMVDIAFRRQDMRELDYNQQFAAVINMFAAFGYFTDDENVNVIKLIAKALKSRGLFLIDLLNRDWMVRNNLNRYWRHPSGEYVLSYKVELENGIATMKRQLLNQVTGAKIQYEFVLRAYSLPEMANIFTNSGLSIIATFGGFDGRAYSSETPRMIILARKND, from the coding sequence GTGACTCATGAAATATCAGGTGATTTCAAAACGTATTCCTTGGCAGGAACAGACCAGGAAGTACGATTTATTACCAGTGTGCTAAATTTACAACCAGGTTCATCTATTCTTGATTTATATTGCGGTTACGGTCGTCATGCGATAGAGTTAGCTAAACAAGGGTTTGATATTACCGGAGTAGATGCTACTCAGGATTTTTTAGACATTGCAGCACAAAAAGCGCGGGAAGCTATGGTAGACATTGCGTTTCGCCGGCAGGATATGCGGGAATTGGATTATAATCAACAGTTTGCCGCAGTAATTAATATGTTTGCGGCCTTTGGTTATTTTACTGACGATGAAAATGTGAATGTAATAAAACTCATTGCTAAGGCTTTAAAATCTCGTGGTTTATTTCTAATTGATTTATTAAACCGCGACTGGATGGTCCGCAATAATTTAAACCGCTACTGGCGCCATCCCAGTGGTGAATATGTACTATCATATAAGGTAGAGTTAGAAAACGGCATTGCTACTATGAAACGTCAACTTCTCAACCAGGTTACAGGTGCAAAGATTCAGTATGAATTTGTTTTAAGAGCATATTCTTTACCAGAAATGGCAAATATATTTACTAATAGTGGCCTTTCAATTATTGCAACCTTTGGAGGATTTGATGGACGTGCTTACAGTTCTGAAACCCCACGCATGATAATTTTGGCCAGAAAAAACGACTAA
- the dapL_2 gene encoding LL-diaminopimelate aminotransferase has product MFEQADRMQALTSAIFTQVDDMRKAEVAAGKDVITLSIGSPDMAPAPHIVEALKDAVDCCFNYGYTLSKGVPDLLNAIAQWYRTKFDVQLNPETEIHSLLGSQDGLAHIALCLINPGDVVLVPDPGYPIFSAGPLVAGAELYRMPLTPENDYLPDLAAIDESVLKRAKIMILNYPNNPLAATAPRSFLEQVVEFAKRHNILVCYDFAYSDLVFDGYRPDSFMSIPGAKDIGIEFNSLSKTYNMAGCRVGYVVGNSQIISLLGRLKSNFDYGIFYPVQQAAIAALTGSQDCVRQTAASYQRRRNIIVDGFNDIGWKVPRPKASMYVWAPVPTHQSSFDFTVSLLKNTGVAVIPGSAFGDCGEGYVRIALVQPEQRLSEAVARIKKWLKP; this is encoded by the coding sequence ATGTTTGAACAAGCTGATCGTATGCAAGCATTAACTTCAGCTATTTTTACACAAGTCGATGATATGCGAAAAGCTGAAGTTGCCGCTGGTAAGGACGTTATCACTTTGAGCATAGGCAGTCCTGATATGGCGCCTGCGCCACATATTGTTGAAGCATTAAAAGATGCTGTTGATTGCTGCTTTAACTATGGATATACCTTGTCTAAGGGAGTTCCTGATCTTTTAAACGCTATAGCCCAATGGTATCGAACTAAATTTGACGTACAGCTAAATCCTGAAACCGAAATCCATTCACTCCTTGGATCGCAGGATGGCTTAGCCCATATAGCTTTATGTCTCATTAATCCTGGCGATGTAGTGCTTGTGCCAGACCCCGGCTATCCTATATTTAGCGCTGGCCCGCTTGTTGCCGGAGCTGAACTTTACCGCATGCCACTTACCCCGGAAAATGACTATTTGCCCGATTTGGCAGCTATTGATGAATCAGTTCTAAAACGGGCAAAAATAATGATTTTGAATTATCCTAACAATCCGCTGGCAGCAACGGCACCAAGAAGTTTTCTTGAGCAAGTCGTCGAATTTGCCAAACGTCATAATATCTTAGTATGTTATGACTTTGCCTATAGCGACTTGGTATTTGACGGTTATCGTCCTGACAGCTTCATGTCAATTCCGGGAGCTAAGGATATCGGTATTGAATTTAATTCTTTATCAAAGACCTATAATATGGCTGGCTGCAGAGTTGGTTATGTTGTAGGTAACTCCCAAATCATATCGCTGCTTGGACGTCTTAAGTCCAATTTTGACTATGGCATTTTTTACCCGGTGCAGCAGGCTGCGATTGCCGCCCTGACCGGTTCCCAAGATTGTGTTCGTCAAACGGCTGCCAGTTACCAGCGTCGCCGCAATATCATTGTTGATGGCTTTAATGATATTGGCTGGAAGGTACCCCGTCCCAAAGCTTCAATGTACGTGTGGGCGCCGGTGCCTACACATCAGTCGTCATTTGACTTTACGGTGTCATTACTTAAGAATACCGGGGTTGCTGTGATTCCCGGCAGCGCCTTCGGCGACTGTGGCGAAGGCTATGTACGCATCGCGCTCGTTCAGCCTGAACAGCGACTGTCAGAAGCTGTAGCCAGAATTAAAAAATGGCTAAAACCATAA
- the ahcY gene encoding Adenosylhomocysteinase — protein sequence MDSVIRDINLAPQGMDKINWVKEFMPVLNVLNDELSQTKPLSGKNLVITMHLEAKTAYLALVLKNAGANVAVTGSNPLSTQDDVAAALSSQGVKVFAWYNTTAEEYEQFLHKALDTKPDIIIDDGGDLVSLLHGKRSEMAANILGGSEETTTGVMRLRALSEAGRLKFPMIAVNDAYCKYLFDNRYGTGQSTWDGIMRTTNLTVTGKTVVVAGYGWCGKGVAMRAKGLGANVIITEINPIKAIEAVFDGFTVMPMQEAAMRGDIFVTLTGCKDVIRREHMEIMKPGAIMANAGHFDVEINKEDLAALAKSRKIVRKNIEEFVMADGRKLYLLAEGRLVNLAAGDGHPTEIMDLSFALQTLAVLHIAGNHSQMENKLYTVTTEMDNRIASLKLKAMGFGIDRLTPAQEEYLRQA from the coding sequence ATGGATTCTGTGATTCGTGATATCAACCTAGCCCCGCAAGGGATGGACAAAATCAACTGGGTAAAAGAATTTATGCCTGTACTTAATGTCCTTAATGATGAACTTTCACAAACCAAGCCTTTATCTGGGAAAAATTTAGTAATTACAATGCACCTTGAAGCCAAGACTGCATATTTGGCGTTAGTGCTCAAAAACGCCGGAGCCAATGTAGCTGTCACCGGCAGCAATCCACTATCCACCCAGGATGATGTCGCTGCCGCGCTGTCGTCTCAAGGAGTTAAAGTATTTGCCTGGTATAATACGACCGCCGAAGAATATGAGCAATTTTTACACAAAGCCCTTGACACAAAGCCTGATATTATTATTGATGACGGCGGTGACTTAGTATCTTTGCTGCATGGCAAACGAAGCGAAATGGCGGCCAACATCCTAGGCGGCTCGGAAGAAACTACCACCGGGGTTATGCGGCTTAGAGCATTATCTGAGGCCGGACGGCTTAAATTCCCTATGATTGCGGTAAATGACGCTTACTGCAAATACTTATTCGACAACCGTTATGGCACCGGCCAGTCGACTTGGGACGGTATTATGCGTACTACCAATCTGACGGTAACAGGAAAAACAGTGGTTGTTGCCGGCTACGGCTGGTGCGGTAAAGGAGTGGCTATGCGGGCCAAAGGGCTGGGAGCCAATGTAATTATTACCGAGATTAATCCCATTAAAGCCATTGAAGCGGTTTTTGACGGATTTACCGTAATGCCAATGCAGGAAGCTGCCATGAGGGGCGACATTTTTGTTACCTTAACTGGCTGTAAAGATGTAATCCGCCGTGAACATATGGAAATCATGAAACCTGGCGCCATCATGGCCAACGCCGGTCACTTCGATGTTGAGATTAACAAAGAAGATTTGGCGGCTTTGGCAAAAAGCCGTAAGATAGTACGCAAAAATATTGAGGAATTTGTTATGGCCGACGGTCGTAAGCTATATTTGCTGGCTGAGGGACGCTTGGTAAACCTGGCAGCCGGCGATGGGCACCCGACAGAAATCATGGATTTATCATTTGCCTTGCAGACACTGGCTGTTCTTCATATTGCCGGAAACCATAGTCAGATGGAAAACAAACTCTATACTGTAACGACTGAAATGGATAACCGCATTGCTTCGCTCAAGCTTAAAGCCATGGGCTTTGGCATTGACCGGCTTACTCCTGCTCAAGAGGAATATTTGCGGCAAGCCTAG